In bacterium, the sequence CCAGGTCGGAGAGCTGGTCGCCGTCGGCGTCGGCCGGGAAGCTGCCGCTCGCGCAGGGATTGGTGCCGTTGGCGATCTCGTCGGCGTTGCTGAAGCCGTCGTTGTCCTCGTCCAGGTTGGAGACGTTGGCACCGGTGCAGGCGCCGCCGCCGCCGCCGAAGTCGACGGGTTCGTAGACCGAGATCGTGCTGGAACCGTGGTCGGCCGACCAGATCGTTCCCGGGAAGACGGCGAAGTCGCCCTGGGCGGTCACGTCCAGTGGCGTGGCCAGGTTTCCTACGCTGGCGCTCTCGAGCACCATGGTGCCGGCGCCGTTCAGCTTGAAGCGGATGACGTTGCCGTTGAACGACGCCGCGAGCAATTGACCGGTCATCTGCCCGCCGAAATTGCCGGCCGTGTATTCGCAGATACCGTTGGTCGAAGCGCCCACGGTGAACAGGCTGCTGTCGGCCCCGGGTACGAGGTAGGTGCCTTCGGCCGGGTTGGCGAGGGCGGCCGGCACCGGCGGTGCCGGGAAATCGGCCAGCCAGTCGTAGGTGCCGGTAAGGGTCCAGGTGCCGGAGATCTTCTGGTAGGTGAAGATGTCCGAGCCGGTCGGGTTGGCCCGCGTCGGGTTGGGATGGCCGCCGTAGAAGCCCTGCCCGCTGATGAACTGCAACTGGTCGCCGTAACCCGTGTCACCGGCCTCGTTGGCTTCATTGTTCACGTTCATGGTGCCTTCGTTCACCGGCAGGCCGCCCCAGCCGCCATTGGGCCCGTTGTCGAACGTGTACAGCCGCCCGTTCTGCGTCAACACGACGTCGTAGGCATTGCGGTAGCCGGGCGAATGGACCTGCACCGGCCCGGTCGGATCCCAGATCGCCTGGTTCAACCCGTTGTTGCCGCCGAAGGGGTCGTTCGCGTCGGGGCTGCCCGGACGCGTCGGATCGTCGATGGTGGCCAGGTCCAGGACGTACTGGTTGCCGAAGCCGTCGACCAGGACCGGCATGGCCGCGAGCCTGTCCAGGTCCACGGCCAGCAGCGCCGCCGAGAGCGCGTACTCGGGACACCGCGAGAAATTATTGCTCGGGGCGCCCTTGTTCGTGTTGCCGCCCTGCATGACGTACAGGACGTTGGCCGCTTCGTCGAGATCGAGGCCATTGGTGGAGTGGTTCTCTTCCGAACGCGGCAGGCCCCGCACCAGTTGCACGTGGTCCCAGGCCGAACCGGTCCAGGTCAGTCGCGAGATAATGCCCGAATTGGTGTCCAGTCCCGAGTCGTTGTTGACCGCGATCCGCGGATCGGAAGAGCCGACGTAGATGGCCGGGTTGGCGGCGTCGCCGGCGACGGCCAGACCGGTGACCTGGCGCGTGGTGATGCCGGGCGCGGCGCTGCCGTCGTCGTTGTGGTTCGGGATCGCCTGCACCACGCTGATGGTCTCGGTGGCGGTGACCGTGTACGAGATGGTTCCCGCGTTGTCGTTGCGCGCGATGGTGTAGACCTTGATCAGGCCGTCCTGCTGGCTGACGTACAGGCGCCCGTCGGGCCCGAATTCCAGCGAGGTCGGGTTATTCGAACCGGTGCCGCCGAGCGTGTGGCCGTTGAAGGCGATGGGCGCGGCGCCGGGGTCGAAGGAGAACCCGCCCAGCGGCACGCCGAGGGGGCTGTTGCTGCCGTCGTGCGCGATGGCCAACGATTCCTGCGTGGCGCCCGAGCCGATGGCGGGGTCGAAGGTGACCATGACGACCGTGCTGGCGCCCGGCGCCAGCACCATCCCGCCGAACGAGGCCTGGAAGTCGGTCGCGACGGTGAAGGGATCGATCGCGATCCCGGTCGTGCTGCCGAGATTCCGCAGCGTCAGCGGCAGGGCTGCCGGCGCGCCGACCTCGACCATGCCGAAATCGAGCGCGGACGGCGTGGCCAGCAGGTAGCCCTCCGTGGACACGGCGACGATCTCGATGCCGTTGATCAGCGGATTCTCGACCACGTGCTGGAAATCGATATCGAGGTTGGCGTCACTCGTCACCACGAACGACTTCATGACCGCCACCTGGTGGCCGACATCGGCGATGATGTCGTAGTTCGTCAGCACCGGTACGCCTTCGATCAGGACGTTGAACACGCGCGTGCCGACGGTCGAGTTCCCCGTGTAGCCATTCTTGAAATAGAGGCGCACCTCGTAGGTGCCGGCGCTGCCCACCGGGAAGTTCCACTGCATGGCGTCGCCGCCGGAAGGATCCCAGCGTTCGGTGTCGAAGATGCCCGCCGGCGTTCCGGCCGGCACGGACGGGTGGAACGTGCCGCCGGCAAAGGCGGCGACATTGCTGCCGGCCACATGGTAGGCAGAGGGCGCGGCGGCCGTGTCGACATCCCAGCCGATTCCGCCGTTGAGCGGCGCCAGGGCGTCGCCGCCGGCGTTGACCCGGAACAGTGCCGTCTGCGCACGGGCAATCGCCGGCGCCAGACAGGTGATCAGCAGCAGCCCGAGGACCAGCATTCGGGCCACGCCGGCCACGTTCGCGGGCAGCGGTTCGTGGATCTCATGGAAACGGGCAGGCATGATCTCTCCACCTTCTCGGAATAGGGGTCGGCGCAGCTCGTTGCTGCGCCAGCGTTCCGGGATTCCGGCAGCGCGGTCCTTGATACCATACTAATTCTATCCAGATATCATGTACTGTGTCAATTGGTCATTCGGCCGTCACGCCTGGAGGGAAGGCTGCGCAGAGCCCATGTCGGCCGGCACTTCTTCGGCCTGGCGCCCGAAAACACCTGAGCTTCAGTCGGTGAAACCCTGATATCATTGGAGGCGAATCGCGCAGCTACCGTGACGCAATCGATGCCGGCAAGGTGATACCGATGAGATTCCAGGCGCTGGCCTATCTGGCCGTACTGGTGATTCCCTCCCACCCTGGCCTCGCAGCAACGATCACCGCTTCGTAGCGACGGCGCAAGGAACTACGCGGCGATCCAGCCCGCCTGGATGCCGCAGCCGACGGCGACTCGATTCTGATCGGGCCGGGAGTATCTCGAACACGACACGGCGGCTTTCGCAGTGGAATTGCGACGTTGAATCCTACGCGAATGTGACCGCGGACAACCTGACGATCATCGGGTCGGGAGCGAGTGAGTCCATCATCGCCGGCCGAATATCTCGGCGAGTCTACGAAGTTGATCACCTACGGCGGGGGCGGCAACATCACGATTTCCGGTGTCTGCCTGCGAAACGGCGGGCAAGGAATGTACGTCGCGGGCCGGCTCTTCCTGGGCGGTTGTGCATTCGTCGGAAACATGCAGCCTCTCCAGTGGATGCCATCGGGCAGCGGCGGCCGCATTCGCGATTGCCGGTTCGAAAACGACGGGTCGCGGCAGCAATCCTACGTCGAGATCCGAAGCATCATGCTCAGCACCGATGTGGACATTCTTATCGAAGACTGCTCGGCCGTGCGCGTCCTGTTCTCCATCGCCGGGCTCAGGGGCGTCACGCTTCGTCGGTGTGAATTCACGAGCGCACCGACGACGATGCATGTCTATGGTGGAGCGCAGGTATTCGTCGACACCTGCAGGTTCAGCGATACGTCGGTGGCCGTCGAGATGCAGTACGGCCTGTTCAACGAGTGCACGATCACCAATTCCGAGCTGTCTGCAAGCTGGACGACGCTCCTGGTCGTCTCGCGGTATGGCCGGTTCGTGGTCACCAATTCGAGGATTGTCGGCGGTTACGGCGCCTTGCTGTTTGCGGATTCCGAAGCCGGGTCGAGTCAGATCAGCGGCTGTGATCTCGTGAAGGGCTCCGGCCCGATCATCGCGTGCGCGAACTGCGGCCTCGGATCCGCCGTTCACGACCTGCGCAACAACTACTGGGACACGACCGACGAGGCGACGATCCGATCGTGGATCATCGAAGCCGTCCGGCAAACGGTGCTGTACAGCCCCTTCGCCGGCCAGTCGGTGCCGACCGAATCCATGTCGTGGGGCGGGTTGAAGGCGCTCTGGAGATAGGAGGGGTCGCTCCTGTCGACATCCGATCGGCGTGGTAGCCGCCGGCGATTTATCGCAACAACGTCAACCGACCCGACCTGACAAGGCCCTCGGACCCGAGGCGCATCAGATAGGTGCCCGATGCCACGCTCCGTCCATCCGCGTCCCGACCGTCCCAACGGGTGACATGGCGGCCGCTCTCCAGTTCCCGATCCACAAGCGTGACGACCAGGCGTCCGTCGAGCGCGTAGATGCCGAGGCGAACCCGCGACGGCCGCTCCGTCTCGAACGAGATGAGGGTCGACGGATTGGCGGGGTTCGGCGCGGCCGACACCGAGCAGCGCGGCGCCGGGCCGGAGAGCCCATCGAGTGGCACCGTTTCGAGCAACAGGGGCGAGGCCTCCGGGGTCTCCAGCCACAGTTCGTAGGATGTCGCGACGCCGCGGGGAACTCCCGCATCTTCGATGCGGAAATCCCCGGTGGCCACGGGCCGGCGGGAGATGGCGTGGGCGCCGCCGCCGGAACGGCGACGGACCACGAACTCGTCTCCGGACGCGCCTTCAAGGCTGCAATGCCATTCAACCACGGCCACATCGGACTGCCAGGCGGCGCGGAGCGACGAGATCATGACCGGCAGCGGGTCGCTGCAGGCCAGCGGCATGGTCGTGGCCCGCGGCAGGATCTGGAAGCAGCCATTGTCGGCGATGATCTGTACCGCGCCGTAGGTGAGCACCATGCCGCCAAGCGGCGTCGGGCCGTTGTCCTGGTCGAACTCGTAGACGCCCAGTCCGTAGTGATCCAGCGCCAGGTACAGGAGACCTTCGTTCAGCCAGGCATCCCGGACGATCGCACTCCGTAAGCCAGCCATGGAGCCCAGCAGCGTGATCGTGCCGTCACTGTTGACGCGATGCCAGCGCAATCTTTCGCCACCGCAATCGAAGAGCAGGCCGGCTTCGGGTTGAAAGCGGATATTCCGCCCCCAGCCGTATGTCGTCCGGAGCAGTGCCGGCATGATGGGATTCGAAAGATCGAAGTGGGCCAGGTTCGATGTGCTGCCGGCAATGCGCTGCCCGAGCAGCACATCGCCGACCCGGATGAGGCGATTCAGTCCCGAGGCCGAGTACCCGCCGAGCGAGGCGACCCTTTGCAGCCGTTCGGAATCGTCGGCAAGACAGATGAGCAGGCTGTCCGGCGTGGAGACCACCGTGTACGGGCCCCACGGGATCGCGTCCAGGATCACGGGTTCGGCAGACACGACGGGGGTGGAGAAGTGCCCGCTGTCGTCGATCTCCACGGTGCGGCGCTGGTCATTGATCGAATAGTAGACGCGCCTGTTGACCACGGCGATTGAGGTGAGCAGGCCGTACAGCGCATCGTCAGTGATGGTGGCGACGACAGCAGCCGGAGAGACACGCCGGTCGAGCACGTAGAGTCCCCAGGAGTCGCCTCCCCAATCAGAGGTGTTCATCCAGGACACGAGGAAGTCCGCATCAAGCACGATGGTGCCCGAACTCGAGGAACCGACGTCATCTGGCTTGGCCGGGGCGGTCGGCGCGGATTCGAAGTGGTAGAAGTGGAAGCCGGAGGTCACCAGCGCGTTCCCGGGTAACCAGCCGACGGGCCCGGTGTAGAGCCGAGGCAGCGAAGCGGTCACGACGGGCGCCGGCAGGTCCCGGTCCAGGTCGACGATCAGGCTCGATTCGCCGAGATGACCGTTGCCGCTGCCCATCGTCCAGATCGCTTCGCGGCCGGCTATCGCGAAGCCGCCGTAGTAGGGACCGCTTCGCTGGGCGTAGCCACGCCAGGCGAAGTGTCCATCCTCGATGGCGATGCGGCCAAGAAATGCAGCGTTGTTGGAGGTCATTTCCGGGCGAATATCGGACCTGTTGGTGATCCACCAGAGAACGAACCCGCCGTCGAACGGTTGGATATCGCGGAAAATGGTCAGGTCATCAGGGCTGTCTCCGGGTGCGGCGGTCAGCCGATCGGTCAGTATCGGCATCAGCGGATCCGCGATGTCGATCAGCGAGAGGTCTGTGAAATAGCCGGAGATGTTGTTGCCGCCCCCGGCGCAACGGACCAGATTCGAGCCGACGATGGCCAGCTTGCCCGCCCCGATCAACGAGATGTAGTGTGGAATCGCCCAGTCGCTGAGCGCAGTGACAGTGCCGTCCGCTGGTCCACCGAAGAAGTAGAATCGGCCGTCGGCGGCGGCGACGATCAGGTCGTCCGTGCAGGCAAGCCTGGGCGTCCCCGCCCAGCCACCGACATGACTGCAGCGCAAGGTCAGCGCCGGCAGGTCGTACACCTGGAATCCGCCGGTGTGGCCCAGGACGATGAAATCGCTGCCGACGGCGAGCTCGCTGAACCCGCCTTGAATGCGGCCGAGTTCGATCGGCGCCTGCTGCTCGTCGGTGCCGACCATCAGGAGTGCGGATGGATGCAGCACCAGCAGCCGATCCTGCCAGCGCATGATAGCAGTGGGGGTGGTCGTCAGTTCGACGGGGCTCGGGAGCCAGTGTGTCTGGTGGCGATAGTCGGCGCAATCCGGGCCTTTCGCCTGCGCTCCGCCGGGAACGGACATGCCGATGCCGACGACCAGCAGCGCGGCGGCGACCAGGCTGTACTTGCGTGGATAGAGGTGCATCATGATGCTCCCGTTCAACCGCAACTTCCGGGATCAGATCCGGACTCGGATACGCACTCGGAATCGTCGTACGAGAAGTGGAGTGACAACCGGCCGGTCCCCGTGGCGCCTGGCGGCACCTCGTTGATTTAGCACGGATGGGGTGCTCCAGGTCGTTTCGACCACGTTGAGACAATCAAGGTTGCCCGCGCATTATCGGGATCGTTGGAGTCTGGTTTCCGCGGCGGCAGATGGTGCATTGAACCTGCCCTTGACCTGCTGATCGGTTGACCTGCTGATCGGTTGACCTGCGGAGGCAGGGTGTACGACAATCAGCAGGTGCCGGGCGGCATCCGCGGCCCCAGTCACCGGATCAACCGGAAGCAGTTCCATGTCATCGCGAAGCCGCAGCCGCCTGCAGGGCGTGACGATCGCCGTCGCAACGCTTACTGCAATCCTCCTCGCCTCCTGCACCGACAACCCTTCCGGTCCCGATCCCGGAGAACCGTCGATGACATGGGTCTGGCGCAATCCGCTTCCCCAGGGAAACGACCTCACGAGCTGTGCCGGGACAATCGACGGCGTCGGCCTGGCGGTCGGTCGCGACGGGACCATCCTGCGGACGACAGACGGTGGGGCAACCTGGACGACCCGTGCCAGCGGCTCGCCGAGCCATCTCATGGGTGTGGCGCTGCTGCCGGACCTGACGGCGGTCGCGGTGGGCTACGGTGGTGTTTCCTTGCGCTCGGATGACGCCGGTTTGACCTGGTCGAACAGCGGTCCGTCCGGGGTCGATGACCCGTACGACATGTGCTTCACGGGTGCTGCGACGGGGACGGCCGTCGGCAGCCGCGGCGCGATCGCCCGCACAACGGACGGCGGGCGCACCTGGGTCCAGCAGGACAGCGGCGGCGTGTGCGACCTGTCGACTGTGGCTTTCCGTGACAGTACACATGGCGTGGCCGCGGGCTCATACTGCATCCTGCACACGGCCGACGGCGGGGCGACGTGGCTTGCCGGCGAATTACCAGTCTATGAGTTCCCGTGGGACATTGCCTTCACGGGCGTCGATTCCCTGGTGGCGGTTGGTCGCAACGGACTGATCAGCCATTCATACGACGGCGGGGCCACGTGGACCGCCGCGATCTCGACCACTACCGAAGGGCTGAGGTCGATCACCGTCAGGGACGATGGCTCCTGGGTCGTGACCACGAACGCCAACGTCGTGCTGTCGACTTCCGATCGCGGCGTCACCTGGAGCAGTGCCCCGACCGGACCGGTGGAGTACATCACGCCGCCCGTATTCACAGCCGACGGTCGAGGATTCGCGGTTGGCGGCTCGGGTGTCATGTTCCATACCGTCGATGACGGCGTCACCTGGACCAGGACCTCGAGCGGCGTGGCGGCGCCGCTCTTAGGCCTGGATTTCAATGCTGAGGCCACGGGGCTAGCGGTGGGGACGAGTCTGGACATTCTGCGCAGCGTCGATGGTGGAACGACCTGGAGCGCCGTGAGCAGCGGAACTTCCGCGAGACTGCTGGACGTCGCCTTCGGGGATGAAGACGTGGCGCTGGCCGTGGGAAGCAGAGGAGCCATCGTTCGTACGACGGACGCCGGCCAGACCTGGGAGCCGCGCGATTCCGGCACCGACGCCGCGCTGAACGCCGTGGCGTTTGCCGATGGAGAACGTGCCGTCGCCGTGAGCGAGTACGGGTCGATCCTCGTGTCCATCGACGGGGGCTTGTCGTGGGCCCCGTCTACCTTCGCGGACGAGGTGGCGCTCACCGACGTGGCCTTCGCGAACGCCCGCACGGGCGTGGCCACGGGAAACGATGGCCGTATCCTGCGCACGCAGGACGGAGGCTGGAACTGGACCACGGTGTCTGCCGGGTCAATTGCCGTTTCACTCCGGGCCGTGGCGTTTGCCGACTCGCTGACGGCAGTGGCCGTCGGGTTCTCGAACTGGGTCGGCTACACCATGCGAACAACGGACGGTGGATTGACCTGGGCGAGCATTCCGCCTGCAGCAGACAGGTACCTGCATGACATCTCGTTCGTCGATGCCAGGCACGGGTTCGCTGTGGGCACCGGCGGGACGGTGGTCAGGACAGCTGACGGCGGGCAAACCTGGAGCCGGGCATCGGGGACCTATTCATCCACACTGAATGCGGTCGCAGCGGTCGGACCCTGGTCATGCATCGTCGCCAGCAGCGGGGGTGCGATCCTGCAGTGGGTTCCGGAAGGCCGTTGAGGCCTCGGGCGCGGCGGAGGTCCCCGTCCACCTGAAGCGAGAATCCTCGGGGGTGATGGGGCCGGTCCTGACGACGCCGGCGCGCGGATTCGATCCTGTTCGTCGCAAGGCGGGTATGCTATGATCGGCTCATGCAGGTGATATGGGCATCCGGAAAATGATGCGGGTGGAGTGTTGATGCACCTACGCCACGGGAGTCCACCATGAAGACGCGAACCATGCCGTTCCGGAGGATCGTTGCTGTATCGGTTGCCGCGATTGTCCTTGCCGTCCTTCCGGGTACTTCGGTTTCCCAATGCGAGAACTATGAGGCGTTCCTGCACTGGGAAGGTGAAGTTGCCTTGCCCGGCCAGGCTGATGCGGTCGCCATCTCCGGACACTATGCACTGGTTGCGGACGACTACCACGGACTCCAGATCGTCGATGTTGCCGATCCACGGAACCCGCGAATCGTCGGCGCTGTCGACACGCCCGGATACGCCCTCAACGTCGCGATAGCCGGAAACTATGCCTTCGTGGCGGACGCCACCAGTGGGATGCAGATCGTCAACTTCGCGAATCCCGCCAGCCCGCGGATCGTCAGCACGGTTCACACTCCGGGTACCGTCCGCTGCGTGGCTATCTCGGGCAACCACGCCTACGTCGCGGACGATTGGGCGGGGATCGAGATCGTCGACATCTCGAATCCGGCGCTTCCGGTCATCGTGGGCGCCATCGACACGCCAGGCGCCGCCTATGGAATCGATGTTTCCGGGAGCTACGTCTATGTGGCAGACGGGGCCCAGGGAGTCCAGGTGATCGACATCGCGAATCCTGCAGCCCCGGTCATCGTTGCCAGCGTTGCCGCACCTGCCCGCCAGGCCGGTGATGTCAAGGTATCCGGCCACTATGCGTACGTCGCCGATGATGGGCTTCTGGTGATCGATGTTGCCGATCCGCTTCATCCGCAGACGCTTGGCAACATCACCACTCCTGGCGGGGCAATGAAGGTGGTGATCTCCGGGGACTTCGCCTATGTGGCCGACCATGGCTACGGCCTGGTCACGGTCGATATTTCCAGTCCGCAGAACGGGCAGGTCGTCGGTCGCGTCACATTGCCCGATTACGTGTACGGCGTCGCGGTGTCCGGGGACTTCGCCTATGTCGCCGCCCGCTCCAAGGGGCTGCATGTGATTGACGTGCGCAACCCTTTCAGTGTGCCGTCGGCCGGCGGCGTTGAGGCGCCATTTGTTGCCAATTCGGCCGCGATCTCCGGCAACCATGCCTATGTGGCCGGTTGGGGAGGATTGCGCGTGCTCGATATCGCGAACCCGGTGCGGCCGCAGTTCACCGCCTCGATCGCGACTTCTGGTCCCACCTATGAAGTCGCCGTCTCGGGACGTTATGCGTATGTGGCCGCATCGTACGCGGGCCTTCTGGTGGTGGACATCGCGGATCCCGCCAGCCCATGGATCGCCGGCACCCTGGATACGCCGGGCCAGGCGCAGGCCGTGGCCGTGGCCGGGGACTTCGCGTACGTGGCGGACGGGGGATCGGGGCTTCAGGTCGTCGATATCTCGGATCCGACGCAACCATGGATTGTTGGCAGCGTCGATACCGCCTACCTGGCGCGCGACGTGGCCTTGTACGGCGACTACGCCTGCGTTGCGGATTTCTGGTATGGCCTCCGCGTGATCGATATCCGGAATCCGGCCAGCCCGCACATCGTGGCCAGTCTCGATACGCCAGGCGATGCGCGCGGCGTCACCGTTTCCGGGAGCTACGCATTCGTGGCGGACTGGGAGGCCGGTCTCCAGATCGTCGACCTTGCCGATCCGGT encodes:
- a CDS encoding T9SS type A sorting domain-containing protein; the protein is MPARFHEIHEPLPANVAGVARMLVLGLLLITCLAPAIARAQTALFRVNAGGDALAPLNGGIGWDVDTAAAPSAYHVAGSNVAAFAGGTFHPSVPAGTPAGIFDTERWDPSGGDAMQWNFPVGSAGTYEVRLYFKNGYTGNSTVGTRVFNVLIEGVPVLTNYDIIADVGHQVAVMKSFVVTSDANLDIDFQHVVENPLINGIEIVAVSTEGYLLATPSALDFGMVEVGAPAALPLTLRNLGSTTGIAIDPFTVATDFQASFGGMVLAPGASTVVMVTFDPAIGSGATQESLAIAHDGSNSPLGVPLGGFSFDPGAAPIAFNGHTLGGTGSNNPTSLEFGPDGRLYVSQQDGLIKVYTIARNDNAGTISYTVTATETISVVQAIPNHNDDGSAAPGITTRQVTGLAVAGDAANPAIYVGSSDPRIAVNNDSGLDTNSGIISRLTWTGSAWDHVQLVRGLPRSEENHSTNGLDLDEAANVLYVMQGGNTNKGAPSNNFSRCPEYALSAALLAVDLDRLAAMPVLVDGFGNQYVLDLATIDDPTRPGSPDANDPFGGNNGLNQAIWDPTGPVQVHSPGYRNAYDVVLTQNGRLYTFDNGPNGGWGGLPVNEGTMNVNNEANEAGDTGYGDQLQFISGQGFYGGHPNPTRANPTGSDIFTYQKISGTWTLTGTYDWLADFPAPPVPAALANPAEGTYLVPGADSSLFTVGASTNGICEYTAGNFGGQMTGQLLAASFNGNVIRFKLNGAGTMVLESASVGNLATPLDVTAQGDFAVFPGTIWSADHGSSTISVYEPVDFGGGGGACTGANVSNLDEDNDGFSNADEIANGTNPCASGSFPADADGDQLSDLVDPDDDNDGLPDTNDPFAIDPDNGLTTGLPVNYTFSINAGDQVPGTFFELGFTGLMSNGATDYRDQFDTGKLAAGGAAGFFTVEDVPTGDAYQAGNSQQYAFQFGIAADTSSPPFTAHTRLQPPFFGGVTPTNYQSFGLQLGTGHQDNYLKIVLTANGGAGGVQVLLEQAGVATEATYGVGVTGNVLAAGTVDLYADVNPAAATVQPRLSIDGGTTVIDLGSPLAIPATWLAPADDRGLAVGIIATSFGSPTPFNATWDLIEVTGPASNASAALTVTAGAGLNASTYSGNSFLLSNTSPSGQKLTRAIIDLGSGLINDMAFDPAGTAGDLTAKPFTVDTNPGVGTISHALSVPRGSGGFEVLTIDFAGGAFDPGETFGFSIDVDPTSIQGVGAPGPGDSGSVSGLELVGATITAQFSDGSSRTASLWSDGSLGGGTATLNQAVAPAPGLAVVGLTPPVSVGSAAQTVRITGPAGATARLLLVEAALFEQPGGGVDIQPFEANCAIARQEITGIVLNGSGSADVTVTMVKSNPDGGLFHLIAVLNGTSVLASPTLVVEVGAFISAVDGSDELPSRVELAGAYPNPFNPATTIAFSLPGNLQVSLGIYDVQGRLVRALVDGVLPAGRHDIAWDGLDRTGRAVGSGTYLYRLQAGDLSATRKITLVK